The following proteins are encoded in a genomic region of Castor canadensis chromosome 19, mCasCan1.hap1v2, whole genome shotgun sequence:
- the Csk gene encoding tyrosine-protein kinase CSK — MSAIQAAWPSGTECIAKYNFHGTAEQDLPFCKGDVLTIVAVTKDPNWYKARNKVGREGIIPANYVQKREGVKAGTKLSLMPWFHGKITREQAERLLYPPETGLFLVRESTNYPGDYTLCVSCEGKVEHYRIMYHASKLSIDEEVYFENLMQLVEHYTTDADGLCTRLIKPKVMEGTVAAQDEFYRSGWALNMKELKLLQTIGKGEFGDVMLGDYRGNRVAVKCIKNDATAQAFLAEASVMTQLRHSNLVQLLGVIVEEKGGLYIVTEYMAKGSLVDYLRSRGRSVLGGDCLLKFSLDVCEAMEYLEGNNFVHRDLAARNVLVSEDNVAKVSDFGLTKEASSTQDTGKLPVKWTAPEALREKKFSTKSDVWSFGILLWEIYSFGRVPYPRIPLKDVVPRVEKGYKMDAPDGCPPAVYEVMKKCWHLDAATRPSFLQLREQLEHIKAHELHL, encoded by the exons ATGTCGGCAATACAG GCCGCCTGGCCATCCGGTACAGAATGTATTGCCAAGTACAACTTCCATGGGACCGCTGAGCAGGACCTTCCCTTCTGCAAAGGAGACGTGCTCACCATTGTGGCAGTCACCAAG GACCCCAACTGGTACAAAGCCCGGAACAAGGTGGGCCGAGAGGGCATCATCCCAGCCAACTATGTGCAGAAGCGAGAGGGCGTAAAAGCGGGCACCAAACTCAGCCTGATGCC CTGGTTCCACGGCAAGATCACACGGGAGCAGGCCGAGCGGCTTCTTTACCCACCGGAGACAGGCCTGTTCCTGGTGCGGGAGAGCACCAACTACCCCGGGGACTACACACTGTGTGTGAGCTGCGAGGGCAAGGTGGAGCATTACCGCATCATGTACCATGCCAGCAAGCTCAGCATCGACGAGGAGGTGTACTTTGAGAACCTCATGCAGCTGGTGGAG CACTACACCACTGATGCTGATGGACTCTGCACTCGCCTCATCAAACCAAAGGTCATGGAGGGCACAGTGGCGGCCCAGGATGAGTTCTACCGCA GTGGCTGGGCGCTAAACATGAAGGAACTGAAACTGCTGCAGACCATCGGGAAGGGGGAATTTGGAG ACGTAATGTTGGGTGATTACCGAGGGAACAGAGTTGCCGTCAAGTGCATTAAAAACGACGCCACAGCCCAGGCCTTCTTGGCTGAAGCCTCAGTCATGAC GCAACTTCGGCATAGCAACCTGGTACAGCTGCTGGGTGTGATCGTGGAGGAGAAGGGCGGGCTCTACATTGTCACTGAGTACATGGCCAAG GGGAGCCTGGTGGACTATCTGCGGTCACGTGGTCGGTCGGTGCTGGGCGGAGACTGTCTCCTCAAGTTCTCACT AGATGTCTGTGAGGCCATGGAGTACCTGGAGGGCAACAACTTCGTGCACCGGGACCTGGCTGCCCGAAACGTGCTGGTGTCTGAGGACAACGTGGCCAAAGTTAGCGACTTTGGCCTCACCAAGGAGGCCTCCAGCACCCAGGACACAGGCAAGCTGCCAGTCAAGTGGACAGCCCCTGAAGCCCTGAGAGAGAAG AAATTCTCCACCAAGTCTGATGTATGGAGTTTTGGAATCCTTCTCTGGGAAATTTATTCCTTCGGGCGAGTGCCTTACCCAAGAATT CCCCTGAAGGACGTCGTCCCTCGGGTGGAAAAGGGCTACAAGATGGATGCCCCAGATGGCTGCCCGCCTGCAGTCTACGAGGTCATGAAGAAGTGCTGGCACCTGGATGCCGCCACGCGGCCTTCCTTTCTGCAGCTTCGAGAGCAGCTTGAGCACATCAAAGCCCATGAGCTGCACCTGTGA